In Dioscorea cayenensis subsp. rotundata cultivar TDr96_F1 unplaced genomic scaffold, TDr96_F1_v2_PseudoChromosome.rev07_lg8_w22 25.fasta BLBR01001920.1, whole genome shotgun sequence, the genomic window aatgaatgaaaacaaaaatgtcACCCACATGTGTTTAGAGGAATAAATCAAAGgaccaaaaagaacaaaagggtAACCAGAGTTTACTTTTCGCTACAAATCAGTTGACTCTCTGAAACTCCAGTCGGAAAGGATGGCGGTCGAAGCTATTCTTGTGAAAGCCTTGGGACTGATCATCGAGTTGACAGCACCTCCTGTCCTCCAATATCTGCGCCAAATTTGGGGAGGAGTTGATGGGGAGCTAGAGAAACTCAACAGGTATTTACTCCAAATCCAGCCTCTGGTTGAAGATGCAGAGGAGAGGCAGCTCATGGATCAGACTGTCAAGTCTTGGCTGATGCTGCTCAGAGATGCTGCCTATGATGCTGATGACATTCTCGACAAGGCCAACACACATGTCCTGCTCATCCAGCGCAAGGCTGAGTTTTACGGTCCCCTGAAAAGCAAGGTGCGTGACTTTTTCTCTCTTGATCATAACCCACTCCTGTTTCAACTTCAGTTGGGGCACAAGCTTAGAAGCATCAACCGAAGAATAGATGGTATCATAGAAGAGATGCACAAGTTCAATTTTAAGGTTGcagacaacaacaataacaacaacagacCTTGGAGGAATAGGCCACCAACACATTCATATGTACCTAATTCAGAAGTGATTGGCAGAGATGAAGATAAAGAGAAAATGGTGGAGATTCTGatccatgatcattttgaggaGAAAGTGGCAGTGGTTTCCATTGTAGGTATGGGCGGTTTAGGCAAGACAACACTTGCTCAGTTGGTCTACGGAGATAAGAATGTGGAGAGACACTTCCAAATGCGCATATGGGTATGTGTCTCTGATGATTTTGATGTGGCAAAGCTTGCTAGAGACATCGTGCTCACCGCCTCTGAGAAATCTTATGTGGATACAAACATGGAGTTGTTACAGCGGGATCTACGGAAAGTCCTGGGGTATAAGAGGTATCTGCTTGTCTTAGATGATGTGTGGAATGAAAGATCACATGAAGTGGGATGCACTTAGACATCTGCTTCTTGATGGAGCAGAAGGAAGCAGAATATTAATGACCACACGCAATGAGAACTGCTCTAGGATAATGGGTGCACAGAAAATCTTATATTCTTCAGGGTTTATCAGAAGAAAGCTCCTGGGCTTTGTTCGAACAAAGAGCATTCATCACAAGTGTATCAAGACAACCGAAATTGGTAGAGATTGGTAAAAAGATTGTCAATAGGTGTAAAGGGTTACCTCTTGCAATACAGGTAATGGGGAGTCTCATGCAATCCAAGATTGAAGAAAGTCAATGGCAAGCTGTGTTAGATAATGAAATATGGGATATACCGCGTGCTACAGATAAAATCAGACCCGAATTGTGGCTAAGCTATGTTAATTTGCCTTCTGAAGTGAAGAAATGTTTTGCCTTTTGTGGCATATTCCCCAAGGATAGTTTAATTGAAGTAGATATGCTGGTTCAATTTTGGATCGCTTATGGGTTTATTCCATCTCAAACTGGAATTGATATAGAAGTTGAAGGCCATGAGATTTTTAGTGAATTGATATCCAGATCTCTTCTGCAAGATGTTAATATCCATGCCGCTGGCACCCATCTTTATATCTCTGTCAATAATAGGTATGAATGGCCAGGTGTTAGACTTTGCAAGATGCATGATCTCATCCATGACCTTGCTCAATTTGTTACTGGAGATGGGTGCTCCACATTGCCCAAAAAAAacgaattcaagaaaatttcaaaaagggCCCGTCATTTCATATTAAAAGATGATGATGCAGAGTATTATATGGGTGATCGCCCCATTAATGGTCGCACTGCATTATCTGTCCAAAGAGGCTTCATTGGATTGTCAAAGTTGAAGTTGCTCAGAGTGTTAGAGTTGGGTTATGGAGCAAATGTTGACGAGCTGTCTACATCAATACAATATTTGCAGCATCTAAGATATCTCAATCTTTCTAGTACTAAAATAAGGGAACTACCAGAATCAATCTGTATGCTTGTAAATTTGCAGACATTGAATCTGAATGGTTGTGATCTACTTACTAAACTTCCCATGAGCATAGTGTACATGAACAGTCTTAGACATCTTCATCTTAGTGATTGTCCAAAACTAAAAATCATGCCGTCTGGTTTAAGTCGATTGCGTTGCTTGAAAACATTGACAAAATACATTGTCTCTGAGAAAGCTGGGAACAAGATTGGAGAGTTGAAGCATTGGAATCTTGACGGTGAACTTGGGTTGTATGACCTCCACAAGGTGAAGAATGTGGATGAGGCAAAAGAAGCTAATATGAGTAGCAGACAAAGAATTAATTCATTGTCCCTGTCTTGGGGAGCATCAGTGGAAAATGCAGAACAAGTGTTGGAAGCCCTGAAACCTCACGCTGCATTAAAAGTGCTCAGTTTGCTTGATTATCCGGGCACACAGTTTTCAACGTGGATTAGAGACGGACATCAACTTCAAAATCTTGTTAAGATCTTCCTACATAATTGCCAAGGATGCGAACAACTCCCACCCCTGGAGCAATTGCCTTGTCTTGAAGAACTCACTATTCGTAGAATGGATGGCATCAAATACATTATTAATAACACCACAGGCGATGCATTATCTTTATTCCCTGCATTGAGGACCCTTCACTTGTATGAAATGGCTAACCTGGAGGGGTGGTGTGTGGAGGAGGATAGAGAAACGGCTCCACCTATGTTTCCATGCCTTGCTGAGTTGGTAATAATTCGATGCCCGAAATTGACAACCATGCCACCACAAATTCCAACTCTCAAAGGGTTATTCATAACAGAATCATACTGCAGGACACAAATCGCACTCGTGTCCAaggagaagggggttttcaagCATTTGAATTCTCTTAAGCAGTTGAGTCTAACGAGATGTGAGGAGTTGGCTTTGCTGCTGGAAGACAAGGAGGAGACAAGACCCTTAAGCTCATCAATTCGTGATTTATGTATTAATGATTGCAGTCAGTTCTCATTATCAGTGGCTTTGCGTAACCTTACCTCTCTCGAAAGACTCTGGATGTATCATTTTGAAGAGCTGGTGTCCTGGCCGGATGAGCTGTTGCGAGATTCTGAGTCCCTCAGATGCtctatatttatgtttttgcaaGAATTTGACAGGTGCATCATCACAAGGAGATTGTGGTCTACCGTTTCTAGAGCATCTTGATGTTTCCAATTGTGATGCACTGTTAGAATTGCCCAAGTGCCCCTCATCACTCAAAAGCTTGTCTGTTGCCAATTGTCCAAGCATCAAATCTTTATGTTCAGATATGGGACACCTCACTTCATTTTTTAAACTAGAGTTTATCAAAATGCCCTGTGCTGGAGTCTCTGCCAGAAGGGATGCAAGGCCTCACTTCCCTTCAATATCTGTCTATTGAAGATTGTCCAGCGCTGAAATCATTCCCAGAAGGCCTCCAACAGTGGCTTCCAACTCTTAAAAGGCTTAAAATCAGTGGATGCCCTAAGCTAGAGAGGCGATGCAGTCCAGGAGGAGACTATTTCCACCTTGTCTCTAGCATCTCAAAGAGATTCATAAAAAGCAGCCCTAGAAGGACACTACTAGTACCTTGTATATAACATCATGAAAGCATAGATAGTAAGCCCTGTTCCTGCTTAAAGTAGTAGTACTCTCATGCTAAGTTATGAACAAATGCATTGCAATGAATTCTGTCCTTTTGGTGGCGATTTTCATCAGTTGTTTCACTTGCTTGCCTGCTTGATACATTTTGCACCTTTTGGTGCCACCTTCTAACTGctattatttggttttaatttctcttttatttctttcgttctttgaaaatataatgaACAGaacatttcttttattaaatactCATTGTCTTTGTCGAAGAATTTTACCTAAGACTTAAAGTTTATATGCATTCTTTTAGtagaaggattttttttttttcctttcatgaTGAATTGAATCATGTAAAAGAAACGAAAACTAATAGTGTAAGGAACATAAATATCATGTCTTGCAGCATGTCATTAGTACTGTCTTTTCCCTTGTGTGTTTGTAATTAGAACagttgctttattttttattttttcaataatttcccAGTATCTTATTTTCTCAATGGTTTATTAACAATCTATTTTGAAGAATGAGCAAAAGTTTTATGGGAGAAGAGGTGCATGGTTATTAGATCATGCACGTGAGACTAACAAAAAGGCCCTGAAGTTTGGAAtaagaatgaatgaaaagattTTCACTATTGGAAGTTAATAAGTTCAGTTTAGCAAGTGTGAATatgttctttattattattgtctcaATATCACAATCAAAATTGTTAGGTATTCTTAATTAATAACATCTAGTTCAATTTGTCCTTCTTTCAAGCTTGATGTGTGCCTTTGTTTTATCTGTGCATGTTCATTGTGCTTCCTATGGTTAATTAACACTTGTTCTTGTTATCATTTCTTGGCTCAGGAAAACAGAGGAAAAGATGCATCTTTCCCAGTGATCTCATGTCTTTCAATGTACATAACTCTCGAGGTGTACTCTTGCTAGTTCTCATTTATTCAGCCTTCTTGAATTGATCTCATTCTCCAAACTTGCTTTCAGTCATTTTATCAGTTATTACACTGCACCAAGTGGTAATGTATTAATCCCAATAGTTCATGTGACTCGGTTATGGATTCAGGAGGTGGAGGAAATTTTGATAGTAGTGAATTGTTCTGTGCAGGGTCGCAGTTCATTCTCAAGAGGATGAGATGCCCAGCTGATTCATGTATTGTTTTACACGAGAATTTCAGGCTTTTCTCTTCAAAGAATTGGACTTGTCTTAGCTTGAATTTGCAATATGCTTGTGGCATAGTTGATGCTATCTGTGACTAAgcaaatctcaaaatgataaaGACTCAACATGCAAAGATAAAATCCCCCTGAAGAAATCAACAAATTGGCTTGTTTTTCCTGATCGAACTTCTTAGGAAGGATTTGGAGTTGTTGGTGGTTATTTCTTGGCAACAAGCTGAAAGTTCATTTCATTGTAGATGGATCCTCAGGTGCTGTTATTTGTCATTAGTGATCAGC contains:
- the LOC120257164 gene encoding putative disease resistance protein RGA4, which encodes MAVEAILVKALGLIIELTAPPVLQYLRQIWGGVDGELEKLNRYLLQIQPLVEDAEERQLMDQTVKSWLMLLRDAAYDADDILDKANTHVLLIQRKAEFYGPLKSKVRDFFSLDHNPLLFQLQLGHKLRSINRRIDGIIEEMHKFNFKVADNNNNNNRPWRNRPPTHSYVPNSEVIGRDEDKEKMVEILIHDHFEEKVAVVSIVGMGGLGKTTLAQLVYGDKNVERHFQMRIWVCVSDDFDVAKLARDIVLTASEKSYVDTNMELLQRDLRKVLGYKRYLLVLDDVWNERSHEVGCT
- the LOC120257167 gene encoding disease resistance protein RGA2-like, with the translated sequence MGSLMQSKIEESQWQAVLDNEIWDIPRATDKIRPELWLSYVNLPSEVKKCFAFCGIFPKDSLIEVDMLVQFWIAYGFIPSQTGIDIEVEGHEIFSELISRSLLQDVNIHAAGTHLYISVNNRYEWPGVRLCKMHDLIHDLAQFVTGDGCSTLPKKNEFKKISKRARHFILKDDDAEYYMGDRPINGRTALSVQRGFIGLSKLKLLRVLELGYGANVDELSTSIQYLQHLRYLNLSSTKIRELPESICMLVNLQTLNLNGCDLLTKLPMSIVYMNSLRHLHLSDCPKLKIMPSGLSRLRCLKTLTKYIVSEKAGNKIGELKHWNLDGELGLYDLHKVKNVDEAKEANMSSRQRINSLSLSWGASVENAEQVLEALKPHAALKVLSLLDYPGTQFSTWIRDGHQLQNLVKIFLHNCQGCEQLPPLEQLPCLEELTIRRMDGIKYIINNTTGDALSLFPALRTLHLYEMANLEGWCVEEDRETAPPMFPCLAELVIIRCPKLTTMPPQIPTLKGLFITESYCRTQIALVSKEKGVFKHLNSLKQLSLTRCEELALLLEDKEETRPLSSSIRDLCINDCSQFSLSVALRNLTSLERLWMYHFEELVSWPDELLRDSESLRCSIFMFLQEFDRCIITRRLWSTVSRAS